Proteins from a genomic interval of Ramlibacter algicola:
- the rfbC gene encoding dTDP-4-dehydrorhamnose 3,5-epimerase yields the protein MKVTPSAIPDVLLLEPTVFGDPRGFFVESFNARAFREATGVDVTFVQDNHSRSARGVLRGLHYQLHHPQGKLVRVAHGRVVDVAVDLRRSSPTFGRWVAHELSGDNFTQMWIPPGFAHGFVVLSETADVLYKATDYYAPQDEHCLAWDDPAIGVDWRLPDTGSQQPLLSQKDRAGLPLARAMHYE from the coding sequence GAAGGTGACGCCGAGCGCCATCCCCGACGTGCTTCTGCTGGAGCCCACGGTTTTCGGCGACCCCCGCGGCTTCTTCGTCGAGAGCTTCAACGCCCGCGCGTTCCGTGAGGCGACGGGCGTCGACGTCACCTTCGTGCAGGACAACCACTCCCGGTCCGCCCGCGGCGTGCTGCGCGGCCTGCACTACCAGTTGCACCATCCCCAGGGCAAGCTGGTGCGCGTGGCCCACGGGCGCGTGGTCGATGTCGCGGTGGACCTGCGCCGTTCATCCCCCACATTCGGGCGATGGGTGGCACACGAACTTTCCGGCGACAATTTCACCCAGATGTGGATCCCGCCGGGATTCGCTCATGGCTTCGTGGTCCTGAGCGAGACGGCGGACGTCCTGTACAAGGCCACGGACTACTACGCCCCGCAGGACGAGCACTGCCTGGCGTGGGACGACCCGGCCATCGGCGTCGACTGGCGCCTGCCTGACACCGGCTCGCAGCAACCCTTGCTGTCCCAGAAGGACCGCGCCGGGCTGCCGCTGGCACGGGCCATGCATTACGAGTGA
- a CDS encoding sugar transferase, with the protein MLRTEVSGEGELTTPLPLEHRVAHITLPLWLRATKRAVDVLGAAFFLIGGLPCFLVIAAGVWLSSPGPIFYVQKRAGRGGRSFDFYKFRSMRVDSDDLLTSFLDSDPEAKLRWQRYQKIEKDPRVTAFGQFIRRTSLDELPQFWNVLKGDMSLVGPRPCMPQQRDRYGVYWHHYCAVKPGLTGLWQVSGRNRLTYRQRVELDAKYVETLSPWGDFFIFFKTIRVVLGANDAH; encoded by the coding sequence ATGCTGAGAACTGAAGTTTCTGGAGAGGGTGAGCTGACCACTCCACTGCCGTTGGAGCATCGTGTCGCCCACATCACCCTGCCGCTGTGGTTGCGCGCGACGAAGCGTGCGGTGGACGTTCTCGGAGCGGCGTTCTTCTTGATCGGTGGTTTGCCGTGCTTCCTCGTAATTGCGGCAGGCGTGTGGCTGAGTTCGCCGGGGCCGATTTTCTACGTCCAGAAACGGGCTGGGCGTGGAGGGCGCAGTTTTGATTTCTACAAGTTCAGGTCGATGCGCGTCGACTCGGACGACCTGCTCACGTCATTCCTGGACAGCGATCCCGAGGCCAAGCTGCGCTGGCAGCGATACCAGAAGATCGAAAAGGATCCTCGCGTCACGGCGTTCGGCCAGTTCATTCGTCGCACAAGTCTCGACGAATTGCCGCAGTTCTGGAACGTGCTGAAGGGCGACATGAGCCTGGTGGGCCCGCGCCCCTGCATGCCGCAGCAGCGCGATCGGTATGGCGTGTATTGGCACCATTACTGCGCCGTCAAGCCGGGGCTGACGGGCCTGTGGCAAGTCTCGGGCCGAAATCGGCTGACGTATCGTCAGCGAGTGGAACTCGATGCGAAATACGTCGAGACCCTTTCGCCCTGGGGTGACTTCTTCATCTTCTTCAAAACGATCCGCGTTGTTTTGGGCGCAAACGACGCCCACTGA
- the gmd gene encoding GDP-mannose 4,6-dehydratase, with translation MTTTPKVALITGVTGQDGSYLAEFLLKKGYIVHGIKRRASLFNTQRVDHIYEDPHVHHPHFVLHYGDLTDTSNLIRIIQQTQPDEIYNLGAQSHVAVSFESPEYTADVDAMGTLRLLEAIRILGLEKKTRFYQASTSELYGLVQETPQKETTPFYPRSPYAVAKMYAYWITVNYRESYGMYACNGILFNHESPRRGETFVTRKVTRGLANIAQGLDECLFMGNIDSLRDWGHAMDYVRMQWMMLQQDQPEDFVIATGVQVSVREFIARSAARLGITLKFEGKGVEEVGVVASVTGDKAPGVKAGQTIVRIDPRYFRPAEVETLLGDPTKAKEKLGWTPQITLDQMIDEMIASDLEAAKKHALLKTHGFKVAVSQE, from the coding sequence ATGACCACCACACCGAAGGTCGCCCTGATCACCGGCGTGACCGGCCAGGACGGCAGCTACCTCGCCGAATTCCTGCTGAAGAAGGGCTACATCGTGCACGGCATCAAGCGCCGCGCCAGCCTGTTCAACACCCAGCGCGTGGACCACATCTACGAAGACCCGCACGTGCACCACCCGCACTTCGTGCTGCACTACGGCGACCTCACGGACACCAGCAACCTGATCCGCATCATCCAGCAGACCCAGCCGGACGAGATCTACAACCTGGGCGCCCAGAGCCACGTGGCCGTGAGCTTCGAGTCGCCTGAGTACACGGCCGACGTCGATGCGATGGGCACGCTGCGCCTGCTGGAAGCCATCCGCATCCTGGGGCTGGAGAAGAAGACCCGCTTCTACCAGGCCAGCACGTCCGAGCTGTACGGGCTGGTGCAGGAGACGCCGCAGAAGGAGACCACGCCCTTCTACCCGCGCAGCCCGTACGCGGTGGCCAAGATGTACGCGTACTGGATCACGGTGAACTACCGCGAGTCATACGGCATGTATGCCTGCAACGGCATCCTGTTCAACCACGAGAGCCCGCGCCGCGGCGAAACGTTCGTCACCCGCAAGGTGACGCGCGGCCTGGCCAACATCGCGCAGGGGCTGGACGAGTGCCTGTTCATGGGCAACATCGACTCGCTGCGCGACTGGGGCCACGCGATGGACTATGTGCGCATGCAGTGGATGATGCTGCAGCAGGACCAGCCCGAGGACTTCGTCATCGCCACGGGCGTGCAGGTCAGCGTGCGTGAGTTCATCGCCCGTAGCGCCGCCCGTTTGGGCATCACCCTGAAGTTCGAAGGCAAGGGCGTCGAGGAAGTCGGCGTCGTGGCCTCGGTGACTGGCGACAAGGCGCCCGGTGTGAAGGCCGGCCAGACCATCGTGCGGATCGACCCGCGCTACTTCCGGCCGGCCGAAGTCGAGACCCTGCTGGGCGATCCGACGAAGGCCAAGGAGAAGTTGGGTTGGACCCCGCAGATCACGCTGGACCAGATGATCGACGAGATGATCGCCAGCGACCTTGAAGCCGCCAAGAAACATGCGCTGCTGAAGACGCATGGGTTTAAGGTGGCGGTTAGCCAAGAGTGA